In the genome of Streptomyces pactum, one region contains:
- a CDS encoding ABC transporter ATP-binding protein, which yields MREEPSPGRDREAPAVEVTGLVKRYGSKTAVDGLDLSVAPRTVTAVLGPNGAGKTTTVEICEGYRRPDAGTVRVLGLDPVARAAELRPRIGVMLQSGGVYSGARAEEMLRHIAGLHAHPLDVDMLMDRLGLGSCGRTSYRRLSGGQQQRLALAMAVVGRPELVFLDEPTAGLDPQARRATWDLVCDLRADGVTVLLTTHHMDEAEQLADDIAIIDAGKVIARGSPEVLCRGGAENTLRFTGRPALDLTSLLKALPAGTTAVELTPGSYRITGGIDPQLLATVTSWCAQHGVMPDRISVERHTLEDVFLELTGKELRS from the coding sequence ATGCGAGAAGAGCCCTCCCCCGGCCGCGACCGGGAGGCGCCCGCCGTCGAGGTGACCGGCCTGGTCAAACGGTACGGGAGCAAGACCGCGGTGGACGGGCTGGACCTGTCCGTCGCCCCCCGCACCGTCACCGCCGTCCTCGGCCCCAACGGAGCGGGCAAGACCACCACCGTGGAGATCTGCGAGGGCTACCGGCGACCCGACGCGGGCACCGTCCGCGTGCTGGGCCTGGACCCGGTCGCCCGGGCGGCCGAGCTGCGCCCGCGGATCGGGGTGATGCTCCAGTCCGGGGGCGTGTACTCCGGCGCCCGCGCCGAGGAGATGCTCCGGCACATCGCCGGGCTGCACGCCCATCCGCTGGACGTGGACATGCTCATGGACCGGCTCGGGCTGGGCTCCTGCGGGCGCACCTCCTACCGGCGGCTCTCCGGCGGGCAGCAGCAGCGGCTGGCCCTGGCGATGGCCGTCGTCGGCCGCCCGGAGCTGGTCTTCCTCGACGAGCCCACCGCCGGCCTGGACCCCCAGGCCCGCCGCGCCACCTGGGACCTCGTATGCGACCTGCGCGCGGACGGGGTGACGGTGCTGCTCACCACCCACCACATGGACGAGGCCGAGCAGCTCGCCGACGACATCGCGATCATCGACGCCGGGAAGGTCATCGCCCGGGGCAGCCCCGAGGTGCTGTGCCGGGGCGGCGCCGAGAACACCCTGCGCTTCACCGGCCGCCCGGCCCTGGACCTGACCTCCCTGCTCAAGGCGCTGCCGGCCGGCACCACCGCCGTCGAGCTGACCCCGGGCAGCTACCGCATCACCGGCGGGATCGACCCGCAGCTGCTGGCCACGGTCACCTCCTGGTGCGCGCAGCACGGCGTCATGCCGGACCGGATCTCCGTCGAGCGGCACACCCTGGAGGACGTCTTCCTGGAGCTGACGGGCAAGGAGCTGCGATCGTGA
- a CDS encoding COX15/CtaA family protein, which translates to MPKSLNLFELLASRWHPSARFVRRAALAAVVMAVVIVVTGGAVRLTQSGLGCPTWPTCTEESLTPTHAMGINGVIEFGNRLLTYVLCAVVGLVILAARCHKPWRHSLTRLGWVQFWIVMGNAVVGGITVLTGLNPYIVSSHFLLSTALLTVAVITWQRTRESDAAPRDLVSRPVRQLTSLLVLATAALIVIGTVVTGAGPHAGDAEKVHRIPLDWQEITQLHVDFVYIVVGLTVALWFTLRAVGAAAAPRRTVVELFVVLLAQGVIGYVQYFTHLPEVVVGAHMFGSCLVWIAVLRVFLAQRERAGTDPGATGGTARDLTGETADAAPAEPAGADRALAGR; encoded by the coding sequence GTGCCGAAATCGCTGAACCTCTTCGAGCTGCTCGCCAGCCGCTGGCATCCCTCCGCGCGCTTCGTCCGCCGGGCCGCCCTGGCCGCCGTGGTGATGGCCGTGGTCATCGTGGTGACCGGCGGCGCCGTACGGCTCACCCAGTCCGGGCTGGGCTGCCCCACCTGGCCGACGTGCACCGAGGAGAGCCTGACGCCGACCCACGCGATGGGCATCAACGGCGTCATCGAGTTCGGCAACCGGCTGCTGACCTACGTGCTGTGCGCGGTGGTCGGCCTGGTGATCCTCGCCGCCCGCTGCCACAAGCCCTGGCGCCACTCGCTCACCCGGCTGGGCTGGGTGCAGTTCTGGATCGTGATGGGCAACGCGGTGGTCGGCGGCATCACGGTGCTCACCGGCCTCAACCCGTACATCGTCAGCTCGCACTTCCTGCTCTCCACCGCACTGCTCACGGTGGCCGTGATCACCTGGCAGCGCACCCGGGAGAGTGACGCCGCGCCCCGCGACCTGGTGAGCCGGCCGGTGCGCCAGCTGACGTCGCTGCTGGTGCTCGCGACCGCGGCGCTGATCGTGATCGGCACCGTGGTCACCGGGGCCGGGCCGCACGCCGGCGACGCGGAGAAGGTGCACCGCATCCCGCTGGACTGGCAGGAGATCACCCAGCTGCACGTGGACTTCGTCTACATCGTGGTGGGGCTCACCGTCGCGCTGTGGTTCACCCTGCGCGCGGTCGGCGCCGCCGCCGCACCGCGCCGCACCGTGGTGGAGCTGTTCGTGGTGCTGCTCGCCCAGGGCGTGATCGGCTATGTGCAGTACTTCACCCACCTGCCCGAGGTGGTCGTCGGCGCCCACATGTTCGGCTCGTGCCTGGTGTGGATCGCGGTGCTGCGGGTCTTCCTGGCCCAGCGCGAGCGGGCGGGGACGGACCCCGGGGCCACCGGCGGCACCGCCCGGGACCTCACCGGGGAGACGGCGGACGCCGCACCGGCCGAGCCCGCCGGAGCCGACCGGGCGCTCGCCGGACGGTAG
- a CDS encoding helix-turn-helix transcriptional regulator: MKYASEDRKGRAARPVAGPRASAPGGPAAAASTHDEQQGTRNRVARSILDHGPSTAAELALRLELTQAAVRRHLDALVAEGVVEPREKRVYGARSRGRPAKVFALTDCGRDAFEQAYDQLAVDALGWIARSAGGGARGEAAVAEFARARLAAQAEGYRRAIEAAGPEKRAEALARALTADGYAATARSAPNSSHGEQLCQHHCPVAHVAERYPQLCEAETEVFSRLLGTHVQRLATIAHGDGVCTTFIPRGGAQPGSTRQTTTAPSTSTAGRNPE, from the coding sequence GTGAAATACGCGAGCGAGGACCGGAAGGGACGCGCGGCCAGGCCGGTCGCGGGGCCCCGCGCGTCCGCGCCGGGCGGCCCCGCCGCCGCCGCGTCCACGCACGATGAACAGCAGGGCACCCGGAACCGGGTGGCCCGCTCCATTCTCGACCACGGCCCCTCCACCGCCGCCGAGCTGGCGCTCCGGCTGGAGCTCACCCAGGCGGCGGTCCGCCGCCACCTGGACGCCCTGGTGGCGGAGGGGGTGGTGGAGCCGCGGGAGAAGCGGGTCTACGGGGCCCGCAGCCGCGGCCGGCCGGCCAAGGTCTTCGCGCTCACCGACTGCGGGCGGGACGCCTTCGAGCAGGCGTACGACCAGCTGGCGGTGGATGCGCTCGGCTGGATCGCGCGGAGCGCGGGCGGCGGGGCGCGGGGCGAGGCCGCGGTGGCGGAGTTCGCCCGGGCCCGGCTCGCCGCCCAGGCGGAGGGCTACCGCCGGGCGATCGAGGCCGCCGGCCCCGAGAAGCGCGCCGAGGCGCTGGCCAGGGCACTCACCGCGGACGGGTACGCTGCCACGGCGCGCAGCGCGCCCAACTCGTCCCACGGTGAGCAGCTCTGCCAGCACCACTGCCCGGTCGCCCACGTCGCCGAGCGGTACCCGCAGCTGTGCGAGGCGGAGACCGAGGTCTTCTCCCGCCTGCTCGGGACCCATGTGCAGCGCCTCGCGACCATCGCCCACGGCGACGGTGTGTGCACCACGTTCATTCCGCGCGGCGGGGCACAGCCGGGCAGCACCCGTCAGACCACCACAGCACCATCTACCAGCACGGCCGGGAGGAACCCCGAATGA
- the zwf gene encoding glucose-6-phosphate dehydrogenase, translated as MTLTSSSASGANPLRDAQDRRLPRIAGPSGLVIFGVTGDLSRKKLMPAVYDLANRGLLPPGFSLVGFARRDWEDEDFAQVVHDAVKEHARTPFREEVWQQLAEGFRFVPGEFSDDEAFATLKATIEDLDKARGTGGNFAFYLSVPPKFFPTVVQQLKKHGLSHGSGDSWRRAVIEKPFGHDLASAQQLNQVVHEVFPPSDVFRIDHYLGKETVQNILALRFANTMFEPLWNRSYVDHVQITMAEDIGIGGRAGYYDGIGSARDVIQNHLLQLLALTAMEEPASFDAKALVTEKLKVLKAVKLPQDLGLHTVRGQYAHGWQGGEEVLGYLEEEGIDPNSKTDTFAAIKLEIDNRRWAGVPFYLRTGKRLGRRVTEIAVVFQRAPYSPFDATDTQELGENALVIRVQPDEGVTIRFGSKVPGTSMEIRDVTMDFAYGESFTESSPEAYERLLLDVLLGDANLFPRHQEVEESWRILDPIEEYWDRHGKPEQYTAGTWGPKAADEMLARDGRSWRRP; from the coding sequence ATGACCTTGACCTCTTCGTCCGCGAGCGGTGCCAACCCGCTTCGTGACGCCCAGGACCGGCGGCTCCCGCGCATCGCGGGGCCGTCGGGCCTGGTGATCTTCGGCGTCACGGGCGATTTGTCCCGTAAGAAGCTGATGCCCGCCGTATACGACCTGGCCAACCGCGGCCTGCTGCCGCCGGGCTTCTCGCTCGTCGGCTTCGCCCGCCGGGACTGGGAGGACGAGGACTTCGCGCAGGTCGTCCATGACGCGGTCAAGGAGCACGCGCGCACGCCGTTCCGCGAGGAGGTGTGGCAGCAGCTCGCCGAGGGCTTCCGGTTCGTGCCCGGCGAGTTCTCCGACGACGAGGCGTTCGCGACCCTGAAGGCCACCATCGAGGACCTGGACAAGGCGCGCGGCACGGGCGGCAACTTCGCCTTCTACCTGTCGGTACCGCCGAAGTTCTTCCCCACCGTGGTGCAGCAGCTGAAGAAGCACGGGCTGTCCCACGGCAGCGGCGACTCCTGGCGGCGCGCCGTCATCGAGAAGCCGTTCGGCCACGACCTGGCCAGCGCCCAGCAGCTCAACCAGGTCGTCCACGAGGTCTTCCCGCCCAGCGACGTCTTCCGCATCGACCACTACCTGGGCAAGGAGACGGTCCAGAACATCCTGGCGCTGCGCTTCGCCAACACGATGTTCGAACCGCTGTGGAACCGCAGCTACGTGGACCACGTCCAGATCACCATGGCCGAGGACATCGGCATCGGCGGCCGGGCCGGCTACTACGACGGCATCGGTTCGGCACGGGACGTCATCCAGAACCACCTGCTCCAGCTGCTGGCGCTCACCGCGATGGAGGAGCCCGCCTCCTTCGACGCCAAGGCGCTGGTCACCGAGAAGCTGAAGGTCCTCAAGGCGGTCAAGTTGCCGCAGGACCTGGGCCTGCACACGGTGCGTGGGCAGTACGCGCACGGCTGGCAGGGCGGCGAGGAGGTGCTCGGCTACCTGGAGGAGGAGGGCATCGACCCGAACTCCAAGACCGACACCTTCGCCGCGATCAAGCTGGAGATCGACAACCGCCGCTGGGCCGGGGTTCCCTTCTATCTGCGGACCGGCAAGCGGCTGGGCCGCCGGGTCACCGAGATCGCGGTGGTCTTCCAGCGCGCCCCCTACTCGCCCTTCGACGCCACCGACACCCAGGAGCTGGGCGAGAACGCCCTGGTCATCCGGGTGCAGCCGGACGAGGGCGTGACCATCCGGTTCGGCTCCAAGGTGCCCGGCACCTCCATGGAGATCCGGGACGTGACCATGGACTTCGCCTACGGCGAGTCCTTCACCGAGTCCAGCCCCGAGGCCTACGAACGGCTGCTGCTGGACGTCCTGCTCGGTGACGCCAACCTCTTCCCCCGGCACCAGGAGGTGGAGGAGTCCTGGCGGATCCTCGACCCGATCGAGGAGTACTGGGACCGGCACGGCAAGCCGGAGCAGTACACCGCCGGCACCTGGGGGCCGAAGGCGGCGGACGAGATGCTCGCACGAGACGGACGGAGCTGGCGCCGGCCATGA
- the tkt gene encoding transketolase → MSTKPTTTELDEWTELDQRAIDTVRVLAMDSVQKVGNGHPGTAMSLAPAAYLLFQKLMRHDPSDPGWVGRDRFVLSPGHTSLTLYIQLYLSGYGLELDDLKAFRTWGSRTPGHPEHGHTVGVETTTGPLGQGIANAVGMAMAARYERGLFDPDAPEGTSPFDHTIWAIVSDGDLEEGISAEASSLAGHQKLGNLVALYDDNHISIEGDTATALSEDVLKRYEAYGWHVQRIEQAPNGDFDVHALYAALKAAQEETGRPSLIAARTIIAWPAPNAQNTEASHGSALGEEEVAATKRVLGFDPEQHFQVEDEVLRHARAVVDRGREARTAWDRRFKEWRNANPERAAEFDRIAAGELPEGWEETLPVFEPGKDVATRKASGQVLKALGGVIPELWGGSADLAGSNNTTIDPTSSFLPKDNPLPEADPYGRTIHFGIREHAMGSTMNGIALHGNTRVYGGTFLVFSDYMRPAVRLAALMKLPVTYVWTHDSIGLGEDGPTHQPVEHLAALRAIPGLNVVRPADANETAIAWREILRRHADRPAPHGLALTRQNVPTYAPDENAARGGYVLLEAEGPDGGRTEPQVVLIGTGSEVQLAVEARELLQAEGVPARVVSMPSVEWFEEQDQAYRDSVLPPSVRARVAVEAGIGLTWYRYVGEAGRVVSLEHFGASADYKVLFREFGLTADAVARAARESLAAAGR, encoded by the coding sequence GTGAGCACCAAGCCGACCACCACAGAGCTCGACGAGTGGACCGAACTGGACCAGCGGGCCATCGACACCGTCCGTGTTCTGGCCATGGATTCCGTACAGAAGGTCGGTAACGGCCACCCTGGCACGGCCATGAGCCTGGCGCCCGCGGCGTACCTGCTCTTCCAGAAACTGATGCGGCACGACCCGTCGGACCCCGGCTGGGTCGGCCGCGACCGGTTCGTCCTCTCGCCGGGCCACACCAGCCTGACCCTCTACATCCAGCTGTACCTCTCCGGCTACGGCCTGGAGCTGGACGACCTCAAGGCGTTCCGCACCTGGGGCAGCCGGACCCCGGGCCACCCGGAGCACGGCCACACCGTGGGCGTGGAGACCACCACCGGCCCGCTGGGGCAGGGCATCGCCAACGCGGTGGGCATGGCCATGGCCGCCCGCTACGAGCGCGGCCTGTTCGACCCGGACGCCCCCGAGGGCACCTCGCCGTTCGACCACACCATCTGGGCGATCGTCTCCGACGGCGACCTGGAGGAGGGCATCTCCGCGGAGGCGTCCTCGCTGGCCGGCCACCAGAAGCTGGGCAACCTGGTCGCCCTCTACGACGACAACCACATCTCGATCGAGGGCGACACCGCGACCGCGCTCTCCGAGGACGTGCTGAAGCGGTACGAGGCGTACGGCTGGCACGTGCAGCGGATCGAGCAGGCGCCCAACGGCGACTTCGACGTCCACGCGCTGTACGCGGCGCTGAAGGCGGCCCAGGAGGAGACCGGGCGTCCCTCGCTGATCGCCGCCCGCACCATCATCGCCTGGCCCGCCCCGAACGCGCAGAACACCGAGGCCTCGCACGGCTCGGCGCTGGGCGAGGAGGAGGTGGCGGCCACCAAGCGGGTGCTGGGCTTCGACCCCGAGCAGCACTTCCAGGTCGAGGACGAGGTGCTCCGGCACGCCCGCGCGGTGGTGGACCGGGGCCGGGAGGCGCGTACCGCCTGGGACCGGCGGTTCAAGGAGTGGCGCAACGCCAACCCCGAGCGGGCCGCCGAGTTCGACCGGATCGCCGCCGGTGAGCTGCCCGAGGGCTGGGAGGAGACGCTGCCGGTCTTCGAGCCCGGCAAGGACGTGGCGACCCGCAAGGCGTCCGGGCAGGTCCTCAAGGCGCTGGGCGGGGTGATCCCGGAGTTGTGGGGCGGTTCGGCCGACCTCGCCGGCTCCAACAACACCACCATCGACCCCACCTCCTCCTTCCTGCCGAAGGACAACCCGCTGCCGGAGGCCGACCCGTACGGCCGCACCATCCACTTCGGCATCCGCGAGCACGCCATGGGCTCGACCATGAACGGCATCGCGCTGCACGGCAACACCCGGGTGTACGGCGGCACCTTCCTGGTCTTCTCCGACTACATGCGCCCGGCCGTCCGGCTGGCCGCGCTGATGAAGCTGCCGGTCACCTACGTGTGGACGCACGACTCCATCGGCCTGGGCGAGGACGGTCCGACCCACCAGCCGGTGGAGCACCTCGCGGCGCTGCGGGCCATCCCCGGGCTGAACGTCGTCCGGCCCGCGGACGCCAACGAGACGGCGATCGCCTGGCGGGAGATCCTGCGCCGGCACGCCGACCGGCCGGCCCCGCACGGCCTCGCGCTGACCCGGCAGAACGTGCCGACCTACGCGCCCGACGAGAACGCCGCCCGGGGCGGGTACGTGCTGCTGGAGGCCGAGGGGCCGGACGGCGGGCGCACCGAGCCGCAGGTGGTGCTGATCGGCACCGGCTCCGAGGTGCAGCTCGCCGTCGAGGCCCGGGAGCTGCTGCAGGCCGAGGGCGTGCCGGCCCGGGTGGTGTCGATGCCGTCCGTGGAGTGGTTCGAGGAGCAGGATCAGGCGTACCGCGACAGCGTGCTGCCGCCGTCGGTCCGGGCGCGGGTGGCCGTCGAGGCGGGCATCGGCCTGACCTGGTACCGGTACGTCGGCGAGGCGGGACGCGTCGTGTCGCTGGAGCACTTCGGGGCAAGTGCCGACTACAAGGTGCTGTTCCGTGAGTTCGGGCTCACCGCCGACGCGGTGGCGCGGGCCGCCCGGGAATCTCTGGCCGCCGCCGGTCGCTGA
- the sufB gene encoding Fe-S cluster assembly protein SufB, whose amino-acid sequence MTLPTETAHPELEGLGNYEYGWADSDVAGASARRGLSEEVVRDISAKKSEPEWMLKLRLKGLKLFDKKPMPTWGSDLSGIDFDNIKYFVRSTEQQAASWDDLPEDIKNTYDKLGIPEAEKQRLVAGVAAQYESEVVYHQIREDLEEQGVIFLDTDTALKEHPELFQEYFGTVIPAGDNKFAALNTAVWSGGSFIYVPKGVHVEIPLQAYFRINTENMGQFERTLIIVDEDAYVHYVEGCTAPIYKSDSLHSAVVEIIVKKGGRCRYTTIQNWSNNVYNLVTKRAVAYEGATMEWVDGNIGSKVTMKYPAVYLMGEHAKGETLSIAFAGEGQHQDAGAKMVHMAPRTSSNIISKSVARGGGRTSYRGLIEIGEGAEGSKSNVLCDALLVDTISRSDTYPYVDVREDDVSMGHEATVSKVSDDQLFYLMSRGLSEDEAMAMIVRGFVEPIARELPMEYALELNRLIELQMEGAVG is encoded by the coding sequence ATGACTCTCCCCACGGAGACCGCTCACCCTGAGCTTGAGGGTCTGGGCAACTACGAGTACGGCTGGGCCGACTCCGACGTCGCCGGCGCTTCGGCGCGGCGCGGCCTCTCGGAGGAGGTCGTCCGCGACATCTCGGCCAAGAAGTCCGAGCCGGAGTGGATGCTGAAGCTGCGCCTGAAGGGCCTCAAGCTCTTCGACAAGAAGCCGATGCCCACCTGGGGCTCCGACCTGTCCGGGATCGACTTCGACAACATCAAGTACTTCGTCCGCTCGACCGAGCAGCAGGCGGCCTCCTGGGACGATCTGCCCGAGGACATCAAGAACACCTACGACAAGCTGGGCATCCCGGAGGCGGAGAAGCAGCGGCTGGTCGCCGGTGTCGCCGCGCAGTACGAGTCCGAGGTCGTCTACCACCAGATCCGCGAGGACCTGGAGGAGCAGGGCGTCATCTTCCTGGACACCGACACCGCGCTCAAGGAGCACCCGGAGCTGTTCCAGGAGTACTTCGGCACGGTGATCCCGGCGGGCGACAACAAGTTCGCCGCGCTGAACACCGCCGTGTGGTCCGGCGGCTCCTTCATCTACGTGCCGAAGGGCGTGCACGTGGAGATCCCGCTCCAGGCCTACTTCCGGATCAACACCGAGAACATGGGCCAGTTCGAGCGGACGCTGATCATCGTGGACGAGGACGCCTACGTCCACTACGTCGAGGGCTGCACCGCGCCGATCTACAAGTCGGACTCGCTGCACTCCGCGGTGGTCGAGATCATCGTGAAGAAGGGCGGCCGCTGCCGCTACACGACCATCCAGAACTGGTCGAACAACGTCTACAACCTGGTCACCAAGCGTGCCGTGGCGTACGAGGGCGCGACCATGGAGTGGGTGGACGGCAACATCGGGTCCAAGGTCACCATGAAGTACCCGGCCGTCTATCTGATGGGCGAGCACGCCAAGGGCGAGACCCTGTCCATCGCCTTCGCGGGCGAGGGTCAGCACCAGGACGCCGGCGCCAAGATGGTGCACATGGCGCCCCGCACCTCCTCCAACATCATCTCCAAGTCGGTGGCGCGGGGCGGCGGCCGCACCTCGTACCGCGGTCTGATCGAGATCGGGGAGGGCGCCGAGGGCTCCAAGTCCAACGTGCTGTGCGACGCCCTGCTGGTGGACACCATCTCCCGCTCCGACACCTACCCGTACGTGGACGTCCGCGAGGACGACGTGTCGATGGGCCACGAGGCGACGGTCTCCAAGGTCAGCGACGACCAGCTCTTCTACCTGATGAGCCGCGGACTCTCCGAGGACGAGGCCATGGCGATGATCGTGCGCGGCTTCGTGGAGCCGATCGCGCGCGAGCTGCCCATGGAGTACGCGCTGGAGCTCAACCGGCTGATCGAGCTGCAGATGGAAGGCGCGGTCGGCTGA
- a CDS encoding ABC transporter permease → MSATGTFTPRPGAAPLGRMIRAQAALETRMLLRNGEQLLLTAVIPALILVLFGTVDIVDVVDTGGGEPVDFLAPGVLALAVLSTAFTGQAIATGFERRYGVLKRLGSSPLPRWALMTAKTCSVLITETLQVGLLVGIAFALGWSPHGNPLAVLALLLTGTAAFSGLGLLMAGTLKAEATLAAANLVFILLLVGGGVMVPLEKFPDAAQAVLGLLPITALSDGLRDVLRDGAAMPWADLGILAGWAVLGLGAAARFFRWE, encoded by the coding sequence ATGAGCGCCACCGGAACCTTCACCCCCCGGCCCGGCGCCGCCCCGCTGGGCCGGATGATCCGGGCCCAGGCCGCGCTGGAGACCCGGATGCTGCTGCGCAACGGGGAGCAGCTGCTGCTGACCGCGGTCATCCCGGCCCTGATCCTGGTGCTCTTCGGCACCGTGGACATCGTGGACGTGGTGGACACCGGCGGCGGCGAGCCGGTGGACTTCCTGGCCCCCGGGGTGCTGGCGCTGGCGGTGCTGTCCACCGCCTTCACCGGCCAGGCCATCGCCACCGGCTTCGAACGGCGGTACGGGGTGCTCAAGCGGCTGGGTTCCTCGCCCCTGCCGCGCTGGGCGCTGATGACCGCGAAGACCTGTTCGGTGCTGATCACCGAGACGCTCCAGGTGGGGCTGCTGGTGGGCATCGCCTTCGCGCTCGGCTGGTCGCCGCACGGCAATCCGCTCGCGGTCCTCGCGCTGCTGCTGACGGGCACCGCGGCCTTCTCCGGACTCGGTCTGCTGATGGCCGGCACCCTGAAGGCGGAGGCGACCCTGGCGGCGGCCAATCTGGTCTTCATCCTGCTGCTGGTGGGCGGCGGGGTGATGGTGCCGCTGGAGAAGTTCCCGGACGCCGCGCAGGCGGTGCTCGGGCTGCTGCCGATCACCGCCCTCTCCGACGGCCTGCGGGACGTGCTCCGGGACGGGGCCGCGATGCCCTGGGCCGACCTGGGCATCCTGGCCGGGTGGGCGGTGCTGGGGCTCGGCGCGGCGGCCCGGTTCTTCCGCTGGGAGTAA
- the tal gene encoding transaldolase produces MTDALKRLSDEGVAIWLDDLSRKRITSGNLAELIDSSHVVGVTTNPSIFQKAISGGDGYEQQLRDLAVRRVTVEEAVRMITTSDVRDAADILRPVFDATGGQDGRVSIEVDPRLAHDTEATVAEAKQLAWLVDRPNTFIKIPATRAGLPAITEVIGLGISVNVTLIFSLERYREVMTAYLAGLEKAKAAGLDLSKIRSVASFFVSRVDTEIDKRLAKLGGDEADRLRGRAALANARLAYQAFEEVFSSDRWAALDKAGAHKQRPLWASTGVKDPAYKDTLYVDELVAPGTVNTMPEATLEATAARGEITGDTVRGRYEEARADLDALARLGISYDEVVQLLEDEGVEKFEASWTDLLTSTEAELKRLAPAEA; encoded by the coding sequence ATGACAGACGCACTCAAGCGCCTCTCCGACGAGGGCGTGGCGATCTGGCTCGACGACCTGTCGCGCAAGCGGATCACCTCCGGCAACCTCGCCGAGCTGATCGACTCCAGCCACGTCGTGGGCGTGACCACCAACCCGTCGATCTTCCAGAAGGCGATCTCCGGCGGTGACGGATACGAGCAGCAGCTGCGGGATCTCGCGGTGCGCCGGGTCACCGTCGAGGAGGCCGTCCGCATGATCACCACCTCGGACGTCCGGGACGCGGCGGACATCCTGCGGCCGGTGTTCGACGCCACCGGCGGCCAGGACGGCCGGGTGTCCATCGAGGTGGACCCGCGGCTGGCGCACGACACCGAGGCCACCGTCGCCGAGGCCAAGCAGCTGGCGTGGCTGGTGGACCGGCCCAACACCTTCATCAAGATCCCGGCGACCAGGGCCGGCCTGCCGGCGATCACCGAGGTCATCGGTCTGGGCATCAGCGTGAACGTGACGCTGATCTTCTCCCTGGAGCGCTACCGGGAGGTGATGACCGCCTACCTGGCCGGCCTGGAGAAGGCGAAGGCCGCGGGGCTGGACCTGTCCAAGATCCGTTCGGTGGCGTCGTTCTTCGTCTCCCGTGTGGACACCGAGATCGACAAGCGGCTGGCCAAGCTCGGCGGCGACGAGGCCGACCGGCTGCGCGGCCGGGCGGCGCTGGCCAACGCGCGGCTGGCCTACCAGGCGTTCGAAGAGGTGTTCAGCTCCGACCGCTGGGCGGCGCTGGACAAGGCGGGCGCGCACAAGCAGCGTCCGCTGTGGGCCTCCACCGGCGTGAAGGACCCGGCGTACAAGGACACGCTGTACGTCGACGAGCTGGTCGCCCCCGGCACCGTGAACACCATGCCGGAGGCCACCCTGGAGGCCACCGCGGCGCGCGGCGAGATCACCGGGGACACCGTCCGCGGCCGGTACGAGGAGGCCCGGGCCGACCTCGACGCGCTGGCCCGGCTGGGCATCTCCTACGACGAGGTGGTCCAGCTGCTGGAGGACGAGGGCGTGGAGAAGTTCGAGGCGTCCTGGACCGACCTGCTCACGTCCACCGAGGCGGAGCTCAAGCGCCTCGCCCCCGCGGAGGCATGA
- a CDS encoding heme o synthase: MTAVESRPAAGGDTSRARRAAGELAAIPGHHPLGARVKAFVALTKPRVIELLLMTTVPVMFLAAEGVPDLGLVLATCIGGYLSAGGAGAFNMYIDRDIDALMERTSQRPLVTGVVTPRECLVFASTLAVGSTVWFWVLVNPLSAMLSLGALLFYVVVYTMWLKRRTAQNIVWGGIAGCMPVFIGWSAVTNSVSWAALILFLVIFFWTPPHYWPLSMKVKDDYERVGVPMLPVVAGNQAVARQIVLYSWVMVGVSMLLWPLGYTGWFYPVVAAMLGAFWLKEAHGLQARAKAGITGSKLKEMRLFHWSITYVSLLFVAVAVDPFIR, from the coding sequence GTGACGGCCGTCGAATCCCGTCCTGCGGCGGGTGGGGATACCTCCCGAGCCCGAAGGGCCGCGGGAGAGCTCGCTGCGATCCCCGGTCACCATCCGCTCGGGGCCCGTGTCAAGGCGTTCGTGGCGCTGACCAAGCCCCGCGTCATCGAACTGCTGCTGATGACGACGGTCCCGGTGATGTTCCTGGCGGCCGAGGGCGTGCCCGACCTGGGGCTGGTCCTGGCCACCTGCATCGGCGGCTACCTGTCCGCCGGCGGCGCCGGTGCGTTCAACATGTACATCGACCGGGACATCGACGCGCTGATGGAGCGCACCTCGCAGCGTCCGCTGGTCACCGGCGTGGTCACGCCGCGCGAGTGCCTGGTGTTCGCCAGCACCCTCGCCGTCGGGTCCACCGTGTGGTTCTGGGTCCTGGTCAACCCGCTGTCGGCGATGCTCTCGCTGGGCGCGCTCCTGTTCTACGTCGTCGTCTACACGATGTGGCTCAAGCGGCGCACCGCGCAGAACATCGTCTGGGGCGGCATCGCCGGCTGCATGCCGGTCTTCATCGGCTGGTCCGCGGTGACCAACTCGGTCTCCTGGGCCGCGCTCATCCTCTTCCTCGTCATCTTCTTCTGGACGCCCCCGCACTACTGGCCGCTGTCGATGAAGGTGAAGGACGACTACGAGCGGGTCGGGGTGCCGATGCTGCCCGTCGTCGCGGGCAACCAGGCGGTGGCCCGGCAGATCGTCCTGTACAGCTGGGTCATGGTCGGCGTGTCCATGCTGCTGTGGCCGCTGGGCTACACCGGCTGGTTCTACCCGGTGGTGGCCGCCATGCTGGGCGCGTTCTGGCTCAAGGAGGCGCACGGCCTCCAGGCCCGCGCCAAGGCCGGGATCACCGGGTCGAAGTTGAAGGAGATGCGGCTGTTCCACTGGTCGATCACCTATGTGTCGCTGCTCTTCGTCGCGGTCGCGGTGGACCCCTTCATCCGCTGA